The following is a genomic window from Vitis vinifera cultivar Pinot Noir 40024 chromosome 6, ASM3070453v1.
TAGAAACAAAACTTAGAATATGCATGCATGTCCCTTCCATTCAGTCTTAAATTCTTAAAAGTATATTCCAGCCAACAATAGTCTATTATTGAATTCATATGATCTGATGGTACCTAGCTATTTTGGGAAAGTACCAAAGTCATTGAATGAATAAGTAGTCAATCCCTGAAATGGACTATGTAATGAATTTTATCCGTGGGTATTTTACCAAAGGTTTATATTATATCAATCTACCCTTGCATGATTCCTATTAAAGCATATACTCAGGAGGTGAGTGCAGAGCAGGATGATCTCAAAACGGACTCCCCATTCATTGGATAGAGAAAAACACCAAGATTTCGTGATCGAAAATCTTggatctatatatatatattatcggATATAACTCATTTCTCTCTAAATTTAGATGTTGGTTcaatacattttaaattttttggtattagaaaaactatttttaaaaaattgaggaCTAGTCCCGTTAAATTTTATTGGATTGAACCAAGAATaactgaaaaaattaatttggagtTGTATCTGGGAAAGTTTTAGCTAAAGAAAGGCACTGAATGCATATGAGCTGGTGAAGGTTAAGAGCTTAAGAAACCTTCCCACGTTAGACACTCCATATATAAAAAGAAGCACATTCTAGATTAAGAAGTGTAGTTGGAAAAGGTTACTGAGGAAGGCACTCAAGAGGTGAAAGCGACTGTTTTAAGGAAGAACATCATACTTCTTATTTTAACTATGAGTTACTTGACTCCAAAAAATGAGACGAGAAAGTGAATGAGGATTAAAAGGAAAGTTAACTTCACTAGTATctatattaataattttgttcCTGGATGCTGCTGCTTCATGTCCAAAGTTTGATCATCTCTCTCAAACAACATGCAGTTTCTCTTAATTAATCCGGTCTACATATGCCCATCGAATGGGTTCATTTTATTTCCAAATCTGAGGCAAATGGACGAGTATATGTTCTAACCAACAGTAAACAAATGGAATATTGTAGACATTATGAACATAGAATTGAAAGCACGCAAAACAGGCTGCAGGAGAAGCACCATCCCTCCATGTCATGCCCCCTTATTCTTAAACCAGTTGTCTTCTTTGAGGTGAAGTAGCCGAGGATGGGACTCCAGGAAAACAACTGATTCCCCTTTTTGTACCATTTATTCTTTCTAATAAAGCATGAACTGCAAAACAGAATAAGATTGGTTGATCATACAAATGACATTAATGAAAAGTAAATAAGCTGCAATCAGTACAATGTATTTCGTACTTACATACAACTAGTAGAGATAGCGTCTTGTTTAGTAGTATGtgggaggaggtggtggtgatGAGTAGTAGTACATTGGAGGTGGAGGTGATGGTGGAGGAGGGGACTTGTAATAATACGGTGGAGGAGGTGATGGGGATGGTGGAGGCGGGGACTTGTAGTAGTAGGGAGGTGGGGGAGAAGGAGATGGAGGTGGTGGTGATTTGTAGTAATAAGGTGGAGGAGGTGATGGAGAAGGTGGAGGGGGTGACTTGTAGATGTAAGGAGGAGGAGGTGGGGATTTGTAGATATAAGGAGGAGGTGGTGGGGATGTGTAGACATAAGGAGGTGGCGGTGATGGAGAAGGAGGTGGTGGGGATTTGTAAATATATGGAGGAGGCGGAGATGGggatggtggtggtggagatTTGTAAATGTAGGGAGGTGGTGGCGGAGATTTATAGACATATGGAGGAGGTGGAGATGGggatggtggtggtggagatTTGTAAATGTAGGGAGGAGGCGGAGATGGAGATGGTGGAGGTGGGGACTTGTAGATGTATGGTGGAGGAGGAGATGGAGATGGCGGTGGTGGAGACTTGTAAATATAAGGTGGGGGAGGTGGTGACTGGTAGTAGTAAGGAGGCGGAGGTGGGGACAGGTAGTAATAAGGAGGTGGAGGTGGGGATTTGTAAATATAGGGAGAAGGAGGTGGTGACTGATAGTAGTAAGGAGAAGGTGGTGGTGGAGATTTATAATAGTAAGGAGGAGGCGGTGAGGGAGATGGAGGAGGTGGGGATTTGTAATAAtatggaggtggtggtggtgactTGTAGTAATACGGGGAAGGAGGTGGTGGAGACTTATAGTAGTAAGGATATGGAGACTTGTAAGCATAAGGTGGAGGTGGCGGGGGAGGAGATGCATAATTGTAAGGCTTGTAAGGTTCATAAGGACTGTCACCATCAGCCACTACATTAGTGGCTACCAAGCAAAATGCCAAGGCATAAACCAAGCACTGTGGCCAAAACTTGGCCATTTCTGGCAAACCCTAAAACCAAGTCACCAGAAAACTACACTCCAACTCAAGACTCCTACTCCTTCAAAGATCTAACAGACACTTTGTGAATGACTGCAATGGAGGGACTCAAAAGCTTATATACTAATCCCATCAGTAAGCCCAACATTTATTTAGTACGTAGTTATTGAAGCCTTCCTACCTTCAACAACTCTATCACTTAAAAAACATATCTACTCTTCTTAACAACTTCGTATGGTATCCCACTAATTTCTTTATGAGCTACACTCTCAGATATCTCCTAGAATGAGTCAAAACACCAATTATTTTAACAGCATTTCAGCGTTTTAGAGGGCAGATACGATCTTGGGGAGTCTAGGAAATGATCCAACTTCCTATCTAGATATTCATAATAAGTGGCACATCATATTCACTCAACAGCTATTTCCCTTATAAGAATGGACGTTGATCATGTATCACCCGGATTAAGTCAATGAACTTAACATAATGATATTCATTTCATGATTTCCAACGCGCTTATTCTAGAAATGCGAAGCGATTATGTGTCTTCGTCACGgaccttttctttgtagaattttaaaaaaaattgtaaacatCAGCAGGTTTTTACCAATTCCATACAGAAGCCAGAACCAGTTTTACACAAGTTGTCCTTTCACAGCTCTATAGCCTCTTTTTCACATTAAAGATTGACCCAGCAACAGAAGCTACTACAGCTTGTTCATGCCTAATTATGAAAACGCTTGCAAACTagtaaacattaaaataaaggaAGTAGAACTCAAAAAGTAAACTATGA
Proteins encoded in this region:
- the LOC104879583 gene encoding extensin-2-like — its product is MAKFWPQCLVYALAFCLVATNVVADGDSPYEPYKPYNYASPPPPPPPYAYKSPYPYYYKSPPPPSPYYYKSPPPPPYYYKSPPPPSPSPPPPYYYKSPPPPSPYYYQSPPPSPYIYKSPPPPPYYYLSPPPPPYYYQSPPPPPYIYKSPPPPSPSPPPPYIYKSPPPPSPSPPPPYIYKSPPPPSPSPPPPYVYKSPPPPPYIYKSPPPPSPSPPPPYIYKSPPPPSPSPPPPYVYTSPPPPPYIYKSPPPPPYIYKSPPPPSPSPPPPYYYKSPPPPSPSPPPPYYYKSPPPPSPSPPPPYYYKSPPPPSPPPPMYYYSSPPPPPTYY